In [Phormidium] sp. ETS-05, the genomic window CAAAAAACAAGTTTTCAGCTTCCTGATGGCCGATGGGAATAACCTGATAGCGGCGCTGTTTTGTGAGAACGCATCGCGATGGTGGGATTGATTTAAATTTAAACGGAGATGGGCGGATAAATCCGGAACAATTGGATTTGCTGGCTGGCTGGCTACTTTTGAGGGCAAAGAACGCCTGATAATGACGCTTTTGCCCTCGGGGCATCGGTGTTTAGGGTGGGGAAGCTGTTGATTTTTGCTGCCCCTGGTGCGTGTTTCTGGTTGGGCTTGCGCCTTGCTGCTAGATATATCCCGTTTTTCAGTTGTATGAGGTAGTCCGAGTGTGGGCGGTGCAGCCTGTTTGTGATTTAGATGGCAACTCCGCCTGCAATCTAGATGATTGCGTTGGTTTGTGGGGGCTCCCTGACTGCAGCCCCCACGACTGAAAACCGTTGTCTTTCTGACTTGATTTTAGCATTTTGAAAGACTTCATTGGCTCTGGCGGGGAATGGGAGTTTCCGCTGCGATCGTCTGGGGTGGTCGGGTTGGGAGAATGGGGTTAATCTGGCGCTAGGAGGTGAGATAGGGTTTTTACATAGACCCGATCGCACCGAGCGGTTTCTACCCCAGTTGTCTGGATATAGCCGCTACTTTCATAAAGACCGATTGCCTCCACCATAGCGCTGGTGGTTTCAATCCAAATTTCTTGGAAACCAGCCCGAATGATTGCTGTTTCCAGCTCTTGGAGCAAAAATTTGCCCAATCCTTGTCCCCGTACTCGAGGAAGCAAATAGATTTTGCGGATTTCTACGGCTTTGGTGCCTCGGTGGATGGGATAGTAGGCGCCGGTGCCCACAATTTCACCCCCAGTTTCTGCCACCCAAAAGGCGCCGCCGCGATTCTGATAGCACTTTTCCACTTCTAGTACATCTCGGTCCGCTCCCAGAGGCTCCCAACCCAAACCGTACTCTGCCAAAACCGAGCTAATCACGGCGGCGGCGCCTTCGCGGTCCTGCGGTTGCCAGTCCCGCACACAAAAATCACGGTATGTCTTTTTCATCTGAGTAATACTCTAATTTTTTTTATTCTCACATAAATTTATATGAATAATAAACAATTAGGAGATTGAAGCCGGGGAAGCGGACTGGACGGGCGGCATAAGTATAATTACTTAATCAAGTCAGTATGTTTACGCAGCAGCAATTGGGCGATCGTGCGGATGCCAAAATGCTAGGGCCGGAATTAAGATATAATCGGGCAATAATAGAACATTGAAAATGGAAACAATGGACCTCAACCATCGAGTGATATATGCTACCAATAAACCTCAAAAAAATTTGGTCTCATCCCCAAATTATTAGCCTGGTGGATGAATGGAGCCTAGCTCTGGATATACCGATAGAAATTTGGGATGCTAGGGGCAATTTAGTCGGCGGCAGGCCAGTAGCGGCAGTCCAGGGAACGGCTGGGGACAAATTTCCCGTAGAAGTAGAAGGCTCGGTAATTGGCTGGGTAACGGGGGGAGAAAGCGGCTCCTGTGGCGGGGATGCTATCCTATGTAGCCAGTAAAGAACTGGAAAAGAAAACCCTAGCGGTGGAATTGCTGGATAAATATCGAGAGATTAGTTTTCTTTACGATATTGCCCAAAAGATAACTGCCAGTTTGGATGTGCAAGAAGTGGCAAAATTAGCCCTGGAAGAGGCGGGGAGAATTACTAAATCTACCGGGGGGTTGGTTTGGCTGCTACATGAAAAAACTGGTCGGCTAGAAACTATTGCGGGATGGGGATATATCTCGTCAATTAGGGGCAGTATGGGAGCGGCAGAGGGGATTATTGGTCGGGTGGCAAGCAGCGGTAGGGGGGAAATTGTGAATGATGTGTTATCTGACCGAGGCTTTACAGATTTGGGAGTGTCGGTGAGGTCGATGATTTGTGCGCCGTTGGTGAGCGAGAATCAGACCATAGGAGCGATCGTCACTTGCTGTGCCGAGCCAGTGACTTACACAGCACTTGATTTAAAGCTGCTGACGATGCTAGCATCCCATACGGCATCGGCAATGGCCATTGCCTTAATGCACGATCGGACTTTGCAAGAAAGCCGTCGGGAAGCGCTGCTATTCCGCTTGGCCAGCCAGATTCGGGAATCTTTAGAACTAAACAGCATCTTAGAAACCGCAGTCAGTGAAATCCGCAGCCTCCTACAGCTAAACCGGTGTATGTTTATGTGGTATCGCGGCGCCAAAATTTCTGGCAGCCACAACATCATTCACCCCCAATTTGCCCGAATTGCGGGTTTGGGTTGGGAGGTGGTAAAAGAAAGCAAAAATCCCGATTTGCCCAGCTTGTTGGGTGGCTACGGAGTGGGGATATTTGGTGATTTCAGCGACCAACTGATGAGTCAAAATCTGCTGCGGGTGGATGAGATCGGGGTTTTTCATCCAGAGACGGCGCGGGATTTCTGGCAGGCGGGGGGGTTTGGGTCCTTGCTGGCGGTGCCCCTAGAGAGTCGCTCTGGAGAAATCGGCGTGTTATGCTGTGGCAAGAGCAGCGGCGATGCTGGTTGGAGTAACCATGAGGTGGAGCTGCTGCAGGCTGTGGGTACGCAGTTGGCGATCGCCATCCACCAAGCCGAACTTTACGAGCAAACCAGCCGAGCTGCCGCCATAGCTGAGTCTAGGGCTCTAGAGCTGCAGCAAGCGCTCAAGAACTTACAAGAAACCCAAGCCCAGCTAATTCAGAGCGAAAAAATGTCGGCTCTGGGGGTGATGCTCGCCAGTATCGCTCACGAAATCAACAACCCAGTCAACTTTATTTACGGCAATCTCAGCTATACGGAAGAGTATGTCAGACAAATGCTCGATCGGATTGAGCTTTACCAACAGGAATATCCCGAACTCACCCCCGCTCTGCGAGAGCAAATGGAATTCAGCGAATGGGAATTTCTCCGAGAGGACTTGCCCAAACTCGTCTCCAGTATGAGGCAGGGAGCAGAGCGCATCCTGGAAATCGTCAACTCCCTGCGCAATTTCTCCCGCACCGACAAGGGGGAGATGAGGGCGGTGGATATTCACGCTGGCATTGATAGCACTTTGGTGATGTTGCACCACCGGTTGAAAGCAAAAGGGGGATTTCCCGGCATTGAAGTTGTGAAAGAATATGCCGAGCTA contains:
- a CDS encoding GNAT family N-acetyltransferase, whose protein sequence is MKKTYRDFCVRDWQPQDREGAAAVISSVLAEYGLGWEPLGADRDVLEVEKCYQNRGGAFWVAETGGEIVGTGAYYPIHRGTKAVEIRKIYLLPRVRGQGLGKFLLQELETAIIRAGFQEIWIETTSAMVEAIGLYESSGYIQTTGVETARCDRVYVKTLSHLLAPD
- a CDS encoding GAF domain-containing protein; the protein is MLSYVASKELEKKTLAVELLDKYREISFLYDIAQKITASLDVQEVAKLALEEAGRITKSTGGLVWLLHEKTGRLETIAGWGYISSIRGSMGAAEGIIGRVASSGRGEIVNDVLSDRGFTDLGVSVRSMICAPLVSENQTIGAIVTCCAEPVTYTALDLKLLTMLASHTASAMAIALMHDRTLQESRREALLFRLASQIRESLELNSILETAVSEIRSLLQLNRCMFMWYRGAKISGSHNIIHPQFARIAGLGWEVVKESKNPDLPSLLGGYGVGIFGDFSDQLMSQNLLRVDEIGVFHPETARDFWQAGGFGSLLAVPLESRSGEIGVLCCGKSSGDAGWSNHEVELLQAVGTQLAIAIHQAELYEQTSRAAAIAESRALELQQALKNLQETQAQLIQSEKMSALGVMLASIAHEINNPVNFIYGNLSYTEEYVRQMLDRIELYQQEYPELTPALREQMEFSEWEFLREDLPKLVSSMRQGAERILEIVNSLRNFSRTDKGEMRAVDIHAGIDSTLVMLHHRLKAKGGFPGIEVVKEYAELPPVYGYAGQLNQVFMNILSNAIDALENHPHPQITIRTSVLASQTIGIGIRDNGPGIPDAVQQKLFDPFFTTKPEGKGTGLGLSISYQIVVEKHRGLLKCSSQGAGTEFWIEIPITPATSQVRELKAGPRANASHQSLDEAEEGEVRKLATYQ